One genomic segment of Syngnathus acus chromosome 1, fSynAcu1.2, whole genome shotgun sequence includes these proteins:
- the LOC119121959 gene encoding antihemorrhagic factor cHLP-B-like, translating into MVVFRFGLLLWCATTLSGLAAANSLPLVTCDDDSVMAAAGMAVRRINDNHKHGFKFNLQEVQSSNYQQFSGGCHIDVNVKLVQTKCHFTNPKPVNQCKLWQQNERGAVATCSVEFWVMWGVAKITKYECTTRPELTNEEALTTCPDCPRLLPLDEPTAVKAVHDAVVKFNSESTRHNYFTLMEVAHVTTGDLARIGTITWLKFALVETTCPRGARSTFVACVPLCPDRAYRAFCQTAYYNSYGQVGELDCEMYPPKVSQRKNEIYVLVHPESLIVPLGSPQIPGPYPTGEPEPICMPLFHQSSEACLCKDKLKSPDPSLHHVCPFPLK; encoded by the exons ATGGTTGTGTTCCGGTTTGGGCTTCTGCTGTGGTGTGCTACGACACTTTCTGGTTTGGCAGCGGCGAACTCTTTACCTCTGGTCACATGCGACGACGACAGCGTGATGGCGGCAGCCGGCATGGCCGTCCGTCGTATCAATGACAACCACAAGCATGGCTTCAAGTTCAATCTGCAGGAGGTCCAGAGCAGCAACTATCAACAG TTTTCTGGAGGTTGCCATATCGATGTCAACGTAAAGCTGGTGCAGACCAAATGTCACTTCACTAACCCCAAACCTGTGAACCAATGCAAGCTGTGGCAGCAGAATGAGCGG GGTGCAGTGGCCACCTGCAGCGTTGAATTTTGGGTCATGTGGGGTGTGGCCAAAATCACCAAATATGAATGTACCACCAGGCCAG AACTTACCAATGAAGAGGCGTTAACAACTTGTCCCGACTGCCCTCGGTTGTTGCCCCTGGACGAGCCTACTGCCGTCAAGGCGGTGCACGACGCTGTGGTCAAGTTCAACAGCGAGAGTACACGCCACAATTACTTCACCCTGATGGAGGTGGCTCACGTCACAACGGGg GACCTGGCAAGGATCGGCACAATCACCTGGCTCAAGTTCGCCCTGGTGGAGACCACGTGTCCCAGAGGGGCCAGGAGTACTTTTGTAGCCTGCGTGCCTCTCTGTCCAGACAGAGCT tATCGTGCCTTTTGTCAAACCGCCTATTACAACTCGTATGGACAAGTGGGTGAACTTGACTGTGAAATGTATCCACCAAAAGTAAGTCAACGTAAGAATGAAATATATGTACTTGTACACCCAGAATCCCTAATTGTTCCTCTTGGTTCTCCACAGATTCCTGGCCCCTACCCAACTGGTGAACCAGAGCCCATTTGCATGCCGTTGTTCCACCAAAGTTCAGAAGCTTGCCTCTGCAAGGACAAACTGAAAAGCCCTGATCCGTCCCTTCATCATGTTTGTCCCTTCCCGCTAAAGTGA
- the LOC119121966 gene encoding antihemorrhagic factor HSF-like, whose protein sequence is MMVVCRFGLLLWCATTLSGLAAENSLPLVTCDDDSVMAAAGMAVRRINDNHKHGFKFNLQEVQSSNYQQFSGGCHIDVNVKLVQTKCHFTNPKPVDQCKLWQQNERVDILLSWESAQLCLLVC, encoded by the exons ATGATGGTTGTGTGCCGATTTGGGCTTCTGCTGTGGTGTGCTACGACACTTTCTGGTTTGGCAGCGGAGAACTCTTTACCTCTGGTCACATGCGACGACGACAGCGTGATGGCGGCAGCCGGCATGGCCGTCCGTCGTATCAATGACAACCACAAGCATGGCTTCAAGTTCAATCTGCAGGAGGTCCAGAGCAGCAACTATCAACAG TTTTCTGGAGGTTGCCATATCGATGTCAACGTAAAGCTGGTGCAGACCAAATGTCACTTCACTAACCCCAAACCTGTGGACCAATGCAAGCTGTGGCAGCAGAATGAGCGGGTAGATATTCTTTTGAGTTGGGAAAGCGCTCAGCTATGTCTGTTGGTGTgctga